GATATCGATGCCCACATCAAGAGCAGCAAGCGGCGATTCCAGCGGCATCCTAATCTCCTCACCGGATTCCTTAAAGAATCAACCTTATTTGAGAAAGAGCTGTCAACTTAATTGGAAATATTCAATAGAATGAACCGCAATCGAATCCGGAGCTGCACGAGAGCGCAGTTCCAGATTTTGTGCCATCAGGTCGCTAATGGTTCTTTCTCGAGCGACCGCAATCATCAAATCCATCGAATTTTTCGCTGTTGAACCGGCTTGGTTCGTCCCGATGGTTTGATCGTCTTGAGCCATGTTCGCATTGGATGTCGCGATCGGCTCTGCAGTCAGGTTGAAATTCCCATTCAGGGATTCGGGCGGACCGACGCAATCGGCCGCCAGGTTCATGTTGACTCCAATCATCGCACTATTCGAATTCTGATCCCCAAAGGATGGCGGGGACAGTACCAGAATGAACATTACGACGACTAGGAGGGTTATGAAGCGTAACATATTACCTCCATGGATTAGTGTGAGAAACAAAGAGCTCTATTTATTTTTACCCACGTATATCATTCGTTGCTTCCGAAGCAAATGTCTATGCCTTTCTCAAGGGCTGGGGAATTTTGCTTTTTGTTTTTTAGTATATCATGGGCAAGTTAAACGTAGCACAAATTCAGCTTAAATCAAGGGGTTTTATCCACATTTGCTTGCCGCTGACTTACGCTGACTAAACGCGGACAGACGCAGACATGCACGCGGACTCACGCGGAATAATAAAATCAGGCAACAATACAAACCTCTACGAACCTCCCGTCATTCCGGGCTCGACCCGGAATCCAGACAAAAAAACCAATAGAATTGTGTATTTACTGTTTGTTTTATTCTGGATTTCCGACTCCGCCTGCTGGCGGATCGGGAATGACAATAGGGCAATATGAATAAAAATCAAAACAAAAAACCGCCTTTGTGGGCAGTTATAGGGTTTCCGCGTTCTTCTGCGTGATATTCCGCGTGTTTCTGCGGAAAACCTCAGGGTTTTATATACCTCTCCTTCGCGGCGGCGTGTTCGTCGAGGGTTTTAGAAAATACCGTAGTCCCGTCCTCGCGGGACAGGAAAAACCAGTAGTCAGATTCCTGCGGCGAAAGCGCGGCTTTGATGGCTGAAACGCCGGGATTCCCGATCGGCCCGGGCGGAAGGTCCGGATAGAGATACGTGTTATACGGAGAATTGAATTTAAGGTCTGTCAGAGACGCCGCGCGTGCGCTTTTCCCTGTCGCGTAATTCACGGTCGAGTCCGCCTGCAGTGGAACCCCCGCATCAATACGTTTCCAGAAAATACCAGATACAATCGCGCGATCCGCGTCTAAAGGCACTTCCGCCTCGATAATGGATGCCATAGTGATGATTTCATGGCGCGTATGGTTTGAAGTTTCAAAACTGCGCGCAAGCATCTGATCACCTGTCTTCTCGAGAAAATTTTTAAGCATTTTCTCAATTAGATCTTCTGGCTTCGCGTCGAAGTACAGCCGGTACGTGTCGGGAAACAAATATCCCTCAAGTGCGTTTAATTTTTTGGGAATGCTTACGACAAGCGAGCAGACGTTTTCAGAAAACGGGCATGAGGCCGGTATCTTTTTTACCGCCGCCAAAAATATACCCTTGGCAAATACTTTTTCCTTTGCCAAATATGCTTCAATCTCCTCTGCGGTCCACCCTTCGATAATCGTTACCGTGCGCTCCGGTTTCCCCTCTCCTTGCGCGAACAGGCGCGCGATCGCGGCAACGCCGGCATTCTCCGGTATGACATAGGTGCCAGCCTGAAATTTGGATCGCAAACCAGAAATAAAAGAATAAAAAGAAAATGCAAACGAGTTCCTCACCGCGCCTGCCTTCTCCAGTGCCTTTCCCAATTCAATGAAATTCTGCCCCGGCGCCACGGTGAACGTGAGCGGCGCATCTCTCCCCTTAAGCGGCCGCATTCCCTGAAACATAAAAAAAGAACCAACGATAAAAACTGCCAGAATTAGGTAAAGCAACCACCGTGGTTTATTTCGCCTTAATTTCATAAAAGACTTGGTAATTTTCAATTTTCATTTATCAATTTTCAAATAATTTTCAATGAATCAATGTTTCAATGTTTGAAAATTGTGACATTGAGTCATTGATTGAAAATTGTAAATTGAGCATTGAAAATTTGAGACTCGATTCGGTCATAGTTCACTGTTCATTGTTCACTGATATTTACAAATATTTAGTCAATCCTTTCTTCTTCAACATTTCCACGATCTTCTTCACTTCCTGCGAACGCTCCTTATGGCACAGGAGTAGTGCATCTTGCGTCTCCACCATGACAAGATTTTTCACGCCTATCAAGGCCACGAGCTTATCCTTTTCAGGCAGGATCAGGTTGTTCTCCGCATCAATGCTGATCATCTTTCCCCGCGCCACGTTTTTCCGCGTGCGGCCGGACAATATCTCGTGCACCGTGCGATAGCTCCCCACGTCCGCCCAGCCGAATTCGGCAGGGATGACCAAGACGTTCTTTTTCAGTTTCTCGGCAATCCCATAATCAAACGAAATCGAAGGGAGCGTCTGAAACGCGCGCTTCACTGCGGCTGCGGCATTCCTCGTATGCCGCGCGCGGACAATGCGGTCAAGGCCGTGCGAGACCTGTGGCAGATGGGTCCTATAGAGGGACAGTAGATGATCGGCGCGCACGGTGATGACGGTGGGATTCCAAAGATAGCGCCAGCTTGAGAGGTACTGTTTGGCGCGAGCGAGAGACGGTTTTTCCGTGAATGATGTCACGGTGAACGCCTCGAGATTCCCGTATTTCATGACCGGCAAGCCCATTTCTATATAGCCGTAGCCTGTTTCCGGATATGTAGGGTTAATACCCACCAGCACGGCATGGTCCTTGCGTTCTTTAATAATGCGCGCCGCAAACTCAATCGCTTTTAAGAATGCATCCGGATTCCCGATCCACGCATCAGAGTTCACGGTCACGAGCATCGCATCCGGATCGCGGTCAAGTAGCACGGTCGCGGCATACCCCAATGCGGCCGCCGTATTGCGGCGCACCGGCTCGACGATGAGATTGCGCGCGGGCAGCCGGGGAAGCAGTGCGCGGACTGCAGCGGCGGAAGAGATATTCGTGGACACATGCACCGCGCGCCGCGGGAATCCTCGCGCCAAATTTTTATACGCTTGCTCAAGCAAGGTAAAGGAACCGAAAAAAGAATGAAGCTGCTTTGGGCTCTGGGTGCGGGAAAGGGGCCACAGCCGGGTGCCCACGCCGCCCGCGAGGATGACGGGGTAGAGATGTTCCTTTGAATACTCCATAAGGTAGATTAATTTTCAATTTCTCCCGCTTAGGCGGGATCCCACTGACATTTAAAGAAAATGATCAAAGAGCGGGACAATGTTCAATTTTCAAATAATTTTCAATGAACCAATGATACAATGTTTGAATATTGAATAATTGAATCATTGACTGAAAATTGTCTCCCTTCGGGAGATCCCCCGTAGGGGGAGAAATTGAGCATTGCAAATTTATTATTTTATTGTCTTCTGTATTACTTTAATAATTTCCCTTGCGACTATGGCGGCCCCATACCCAAGGATCATGCCCGCGGCCACATCCGCGGGATAGTGCGCGCCGATGTAAATGCGGCCTAATCCTACTAGTAATGCGCTGAACAGGAAAAGCACGCCGTATTTAGGATAATAGAAAAGGAGAGAAAACGCGAGAGCAAATGCCACGGTCGTATGGCCGGAAGGAAACGCATAATCCGCAACGCCGGTGGTGAATAAATTTTTTACTCCCTCGTACAGATACGGTCTCGTCCTACCGAAAATTTGAGCAAGAATCATCCTCACTCCCCCGCCTAACCCGACGCTGAGCGCCGTGGCGGCTATTGCCCACACACCACGCAATACTTTTTTCCCATCTATTATAAAAATAGTACGCGGCGCGCGCGGCGTGCCCGAAGGGAAAAACCATGTCCTGCGGGGAGGCGCTATGATTGCCTCTTCAGGTGCGCGCGAACCGGGAAACAGCAGCAACAGCACTGCCGCGAATCCCATGACCCAAATGAGCGCCTTTGCCGCAAAAATCCCGGCCATATCAAGAAGCGCCGATGTCCCCGCAAGGCCGTTGATGGAGAAGAAGAGAAGGTGGTCGAGGCTTTTTAGTGCGTCAATGAAATCCATATAAAGTGAGAAATCCTAAATCCTAAATTCGAAACCCTAAACAAATCTAAAGTCCAAAATCCCCATACATAAAATATGTTTTGAATTTCGATTGTTTGAAATTTTGTATTTATTTAGGATTTTGTGCTTAGAGTTTAGAATTTTTCAACTGATCGCTCTCCCAATCATCTCCACGGGCTGGGGAAGCTCGAGTAAACTCAATATGGTCGGCGCAACGTCCGCGAGCACCCCTGCAGGTTTCAGCGTGGCAAGATCAGCGAGATTCTTCAATCCCCCATGCTCATGCCCCTTTCCCGCTATAATGCAAGGGACGGGCTCGCTCGAATGCTCTTTGTCTATCTCGCCGGTTTGTGGTTTCAAGAGCCCTTCCGCGTTCCCATGGTCGGCAGTGATCACAGCAACACCGCCGTCTTTCACGATCACATCCACCAGTTCCCCGAGCATGAGGTCTAGAATTTCCACCGACTCGATGGTCGCATTGAGATTGCCGGTGTGCGCCACCATGTCTGCATTTGCGAAATTGAGCATGATGACGTCATAGACGCGCTCGGTGATGGAAGAGATCACCTTGTCCTTGATTTCCGCGGCAGACATGCCCGGCTGCATGTCATAAGAAGGGACTGCGGGTGAGGGGATGAGGATATTCTGCTCCCCCGGATAGGGGTCTTCCTTGCCGCCATTTAAAAAATAAGTGACATGGGCGTATTTTTCTGTCTCGGCAATGTGCAGCTGAGTGAGCCCTTTTTGGGAAATAACCTCTGCCAGGCAATGGGTAATCTCCTGCAGGGGAAATGCGACGAGCACCGGAAGGTGGGCATCATACTGGGTCATGGTGGCGACAAGGAGATTGCGGGGATGCGTGGGGCGTTCGAATTTGGTAAACGCGGGAAGAAAGAGCGCCTGGGTGATTTGACGCGCGCGGTCCGCGCGGAAATTCGTAATGATGACGCCATCGCCTTCTTTGATGGGAGCAACCGGCTTCCCCTCTTTCAGAATCACCGTGGGCGGGAATTCTTCATCAAAAACATGCAACTCGTAAGATTGCTTTATCGCTTCAGCCGCATCGGTTGCCGTATGCGATGACTCGCCCCGCACCATGGCTCGATATACTTCTTCCGTGCGGTCCCAATGGTTGTCGCGGTCCATCGCCCACCACCGCCCCGACACGCTCGCAATCTCCCCTGACCCGCCTTCGCGCAGGCTGCGAGCAAGCGCCTCCACGCTCCCCTTACCGCTCGCGTACGGCGCGTCCCTCCCGTCCAAAAAAACATGGCAGGCGATGCGGTCCACCCCCCCGCGGCGCGCGCACTCCACCACTGCCGTGAAATGCTCTATCGAGGCGTGCACATGGCCGGTGGAGACCAATCCGGCAATATGGAGCGTGCCTTTTTTTTCTTTCACCTCTTCAATCACTTTTCCGAACGCAGGATTGCTGAAAAAAGAGCCGTCCCGTATGGCATTATTAATCCTCTGGATTTCTTGATATACGATGCGGCCTGAACCGATATTCAAATGGCCAATCTCCGAATTTCCCATTTCGCCCCAGAGCGCGCCCACCGCATCGCCTGCGGCCTGCAGCGTCACGCTGCGGTAAGTGCGGACATAGCGGTCAAGGTTGGGAGTTTTTGCAAGCGCAATGGCATTGCCGCGGCTGGGAGGCGCTACCCCCCATCCGTCTAAAATAATGAGCGCGACTGGCCGTGGACGAGACATAATAACATGATACTAATCAACGAATGTATGCGAATGATACTAATACCTGCAAATGTGAGTGATCAATCGAATTAGTATTTATTTGTATCATTAGTATGAATTAGTATATTGGTATCATTTTTTCACGATAAGGCTCTTGCCTGTCATGGCCTCCGGCTGATGAATGGCGAAAAGCTCCAAGATGGTCGGCGCCACATCCGCGAGCTTTCCCCCTTCGCGCAACGCAGGGCGCGCATGGGCAGGAACACGAAAATCGCATAGGACAAATGGCACGGGATTCACCGAATGTTCCGTATCTGGCTGGCCGCTTGATTCGTCGATCACTTCCTCCACATTGCCGTGGTCTGCGGTCACGACCAGCACCCCTTTCTTTTTCTTCACCGTTTTCACAAGCCTTGCGAGGCAACTATCAACCGCCTCAACTGCCTTAATAGAGGCCTGGAGATTCCCGGTATGCGCTACCATGTCGGGGTTCGCGTAATTTATCACAATGACATCGTACACATTATTAATAATGTTCTGCTCCACCACGGTGGTGATTTCGTCAGATGACATTTCCGGAGACTGGTCATACGAGCTTACTTCGGGTGAGCGCACGAGGATCCTGTGCTCCCCCCCCACCGGGCTGGAATAGCCGCCGTTGAAAAAATAGGTAAGGTGCGCGTATTTGTCGGTTTCCGCGATATAGAGCTGGCGCCACTCTTTCAATACCATCGGCAGGGTATCCTGCAAATCGGGCGACGGATATGCGGTGAGTATCCGCCCAAGGTCAGGCCCGAAATCGGTGAGCGCGATAAATTTCAGATTTTTATACACGCGGCATCGCACAAACGCGCCTGGATTCGCATTATTGAACGCCGGCTGCACAAACGCTTTGGTGAGCTGCCGCGCGCGATCTGACCGCGCATTGAAAAATACGACGGCATCATTGTCTTCCACCACTCCAATGGGACGATTATGCGCCACGATGACCGTGGGTTGGATAAACTCATCAGATTCGCCGCGCGCGTACGCGCTGGTCACGGCAGTCGCCGCATCGGGAGACGTGAGTCCGGTGCCGCATGCAATGGCGCTGAATGCGCGCTCGGTCCGCGACCAATCCTTCTTTCTGTCCATGCCCCAGAAACGCCCCATAATGGTGGCCACCTTCTCATGAGGCTCAAGCTCCAGCTGCAGGTCTTTCAAAAACGTGATGCCGGCAAACTGGGGCGTATCGCGGCCGTCGGTAAAAAGGTGCAAGAATACCGGCCCTACCTGGTGAGACCTGAAGAAATGAAGAAGTGCCCTGATATGTTCAGGGTTAGAATGAGCGCTCTGGTCGCTCGAGAGGAGCCCCACCAAGTGGAGGCGGCCTCGCCGCGCTTTGAGGTGCTGGGCCGCTTCTTCAAACGCGGGATTCTTCATGAACGTGCCGTCGCGGATCGCCTGCGTCACGATGACAAGGTCCTGGGGCACCACTCTGCCCGCGCCGATGTTCAAATGTCCGGCTTCAGAATTTCCCTCTTGATGCGGCAAGAGCCCTACCGCCTCGCCGCTCGCCGCGAGCTCGGTGTGGGGAAAATCCTGCCATAAATGCTTCCAGGTCGGGATTTTTGCAAGCGTCACAGCATTTCCCGGCCCGGGGTACCCAACGCCAAAACCATCAATGATGACGAGGACCAAGGGCGAATAAGATTTATCCATTGCCATATTCTATATTCTAGATTCTATCTTCCAGATTCTAATACTTCTTCAATCTCCATCAACCTATTATACTTCGCCACGCGCTCTCCCCGCGAGGGCGCGCCCGCTTTCAAGTATTCAGCGCCAATGGCGACCGCAAAATCCACCAGCGCGTCATCGTTAGTTTCACCGGAACGATGGGATGCGATGCGGGGAAAACCATACCCTTCTGCTTTGCGCGCAAAGGCGAACGATTCGGTGAGCGTGCCGATCTGGTTCGGCTTGACGATCACGGCTGTGCACGAACCCATGACCGCCGCCCGCTCAAGCCTCGTCACATTGGTGGTGAGCAGGTCATCGCCGACCACAAGCGGCCGGAACGCGGGCAGGAACGTTCGATGGCGTAGCACCTTTCCGGATACGCTCCGTTCGGTGAACGCGGCGCATTCATGCGTGAGGCGCGCCCATCCTTCAAAATCGTCTTCCGCAAGCGGGTCCTCAAGAGATATGATAGGGTATTTCCGTATCCATTCATGGTACAGTGAAATCATTTGATCAGCAGTAAAATAGTTCTCATCAATTTTGAAACGATAATGATGATGGCGCTCATCAAAGAATGACATTGAGGCAAGATCAAGGGCAAGCGCCACGTCTTTCCCCGGCCGAAAACGAGCGCGCGCGATCCCCGCCACCACGAGGTCAAATGCCTCCATCACTGAATTTACGTTCGGCGCGTATCCTCCTTCATTCCCCACATCAGTGTCATATCCGCGCTCTTTGAGCACCACCCCGAGCGCATGGAATACTGCAACGCCTACCCGCACTTTCTCCCGCGCGCCTTTTCCGCACAAGGGCACTACCATGATTTCCTGCACATCAAGATTATTGTCCGCATGCGCGCCGCCGTTGAATATATTGAACATCGGCGTCGGCAGCCTGCTGATATTTCGATCATTCTTCACCGGATGCTTCAGGTATAATGCGTGTAAATATGCAAAGAGCTCCATTCCCTGCGCTTGCGCCGCCGCGCGCGCGCAGGCAAAGGACACGCCAATGGTGGCATTGCCTCCTAGGCGCGCCTTTTGGGGCGTGCCGTCAAACACGAGCATAGTCGCGTCAATGCGCTCCTGATCGCGCACATCCATGCCTTTGAGGCGCGCGCCGATCTTTGCGACATTGGCGGATGCACGCAGCACTCCCTTACCCCGGTAGCGCTTCGCATCCCCGTCCCTCAATTCTACCGCCTCGTGCGAGCCTGTGGACGCGCCTGAAGGCACCCCTGCCTTGGCCACAATCCCGCTCTCGAGCGCGACGGAAACCTCAAGAGTCGGGTTGCCGCGGGAATCAAGTATTTCCCGGGCGCATATATTCTTTATAGAAAACTTTTTATGAATCATATCAAATTCTTAATTCTAAATTCTATATTCTTTATTCTCTCAATGGTTTTAGTCCCGGCAATTCCTGTCCTGACAAAAATGCGAGCATCGCTCCTCCGCCCGTTGATACGAACCCAAACTGATCTCTCACTCCCGCCTGATCCACCAGATCCAGCGTGTCTCCACCGCCGATAACGGTAAAAGAAGGCGTTTTGACCAGATTTTTGGCAAGATCGATACTTGAACGGGCGAATAATGGCACTTCAAAATAACCAAGAGGCCCGTTCCATACCGTAAGCTTAGAGCGCGAGGCTGAAGCTACCATCGCTTTCACGGTCTGAGGCCCGATATCGTAAATAAATTCATCATCTCTTACCTCATCAACCGCACAATGGCGCAGTCCTCTTCCTTTGGCATCCTGCGCAACCGTGACATCAACCGGAAGCTGCACTTTTTCCCAACCAGGAAAAGAAAGCACCTCTTCAAATCCCTTCATGGTCATCGAAAGCCCAACGGGTTTTCCTTGGTAGGAGAGGATGGTATTGGCGGCCGCGCCACCGATAAAGAGCGCATCCACGCGCGGCAGCATGTTTTTAATAATCGGCAGTTTCGTTTCAAGTTTCACGCCGCCTAAGATCAAGGTAAAGGGATGCGCGGGATTATCCACGAGCGTACTTAAATGCGCGACCTCGTCTATGAGAAGCGCTCCTGCAAAACTCGGTACCAGTTCGGTGATGGCGGCAACAGATGCGTGCTTCCTGTGGGAAGCGGAAAACTGGTCATTCACAAAATAATCCGCGTGGTGCGTAAGAGAGCGCGCGAACTCCGGATCATTCGCTTCCTCTTCGGGGTGGAAACGCACATTTTCAAGCAGCACGAGGTCGCCCGGCCGCGCGTGGTCTATTACTTCTTCCGTAGCAATACCTGTGCAGTCCGGTGCGCATAAAATGAGCGCCGTGCGCTTACCCTGCACGCGAGAAGGCGGCACGGCGCCACGTTCAAAATTCGTCCATACCACTTCATTGGGAATACCCTGCTGGATAAGCAAGCCGCTCAAACAATGCGCTATGGGGCGCACACGCAGCTCTTCGCGCACCATCCCCTTTGGCCTTCCTACGTGGGTCAAGAGCACCACGACCGCGCCCTGTTCCATGAGGTAGGTAATGGTGGGCAAAGAACGTTTGATCCGCCAGCCGCCGTGCGGATCAACTTCATAACCGCCACTCAAAGGGCGCAACGGCACGTTGAAATCCACGCGGACAAGGACGCGCTTTCCCGCGAGATCTTTGACCGAACGTATGTCACGGAGTTGCATGAATATACTATACCAAAAAAAACCTTTAAGTTCTAGGATGGACTAAATTATAATTCCCATCTTACAATAAATTATGGAAACCGCCCCTCAAAGTCCCCTCCTTACTAAGGAGGGGATGGGGAGGTCTCCTTAGTGAGAGGGATTGAAATTCCGTTACAATCAATTATCACCATTCTTTTCACTTTTACTGCGAGGTTCGTGAGGTAATCACTATTATCTTCTTCTCCCCTTCTTCTATTTTCTCCTTCTCCCCGGGAAAATCGTGAATAGCGTTCCAGATAACCTCATAAGGATAGCGATATCCTTCGCCGCGGCGCGTACCGACGTCATTAGTGATGAATTCCTGTTTCTCATCGTCAAATCCGCGGACCACTATCATATGGTACCAAGGTCCGGGCTGGCGGAAATATGGATTTTTTAAAAGCCGGCCTGCCATTGGCGCGATGACTAAATTCCCTCCTTTCAAAATCTCTTTCACCTCTTCCACCCCCTTAACCTCTTTAACCTCAACTCCGATCCCATACACCTGACGCCCGATCTCCGCGGTGCGTTCGGCATCACTGTCGCGGTAATCGCCATACTGTTCCTTTTGGTACGACACAAGCTTTAAAATTTCATCTCGCATTTCTTCTTGGGTAAGCGTTTCCATATGGTGCGCGAAACGGTTCGCAAGCGCCAAGGCCGCCTCTTCGCACGCTTCTCCCCACGGCTCCCGCCAATCGCCAAACGGCGCCTGAGGCTGAAAAGGAACCGGCAGTACGACGTTATCCGACCTATCCTCCCTCTCAGTCTTATCTATCATATCCGCCGTATCCGACTTATTCGTTCCATCAGCCTTATCCGAATTAATATTTGCCTTATACGACCTATCGGTCTTATCCGTCCTCTTAGTCTCACCTATGATATCTAACCTATCCACTGTATGTGACTTATCCGTCCTATCAATCCTATAAAAAGAATCCTCCGGAATAGGAAGGCTTAATCGATACGCAACCACTATCCCTAATAGAATGCTAAGAGCAATGACCGCGGTCCATTTCATATTCGCAGCACTGACGTATAGATATCATCCCGCGGATGAATCTTCAATTTACCTCTTTCGCCTCTGGTAATAAACGTAACCGGCGCATCCTCGATGACTGCGATTGGCGTGCGCTCGTCTCCCTCGCCCATCGCAAGGACTGCCGCGCTCGCGAGGCAATCCGCGGCTGACACTTTGGTCATCCGCAAGCGCCTCCCCATTAAATCTTTTTTTCCCACGTAATTCTTTTGTCCTTCAAATCCAAAATACCCTAATGCAATGCCTATGACACCGTGCCGCAAAGGCATAGTCCATGAATCAGTAATAAGCACGCCGAGCCGTTTCACTTTGTAACGCTGTTTAAACGCATCGTGCAAACGCTTTGCGCTTTCAAAGGCATTCTTAGGCCAAAGAATAAATCCGCCAAACGCATTGGACTCGTCGATGCCTGCATTGGGAATGAGCATCCCATTCTTTAATGCAAGCCAGCAATGCTCGCTCGGCCACACCTTGTCCGCTTCCTTCCGTACTAATATCTCTAGCTGCTTTTCTCTTTCTCTATCTGCGTGAATCTGCGT
This sequence is a window from Patescibacteria group bacterium. Protein-coding genes within it:
- the mltG gene encoding endolytic transglycosylase MltG, which translates into the protein MKLRRNKPRWLLYLILAVFIVGSFFMFQGMRPLKGRDAPLTFTVAPGQNFIELGKALEKAGAVRNSFAFSFYSFISGLRSKFQAGTYVIPENAGVAAIARLFAQGEGKPERTVTIIEGWTAEEIEAYLAKEKVFAKGIFLAAVKKIPASCPFSENVCSLVVSIPKKLNALEGYLFPDTYRLYFDAKPEDLIEKMLKNFLEKTGDQMLARSFETSNHTRHEIITMASIIEAEVPLDADRAIVSGIFWKRIDAGVPLQADSTVNYATGKSARAASLTDLKFNSPYNTYLYPDLPPGPIGNPGVSAIKAALSPQESDYWFFLSREDGTTVFSKTLDEHAAAKERYIKP
- a CDS encoding mannose-1-phosphate guanylyltransferase — its product is MEYSKEHLYPVILAGGVGTRLWPLSRTQSPKQLHSFFGSFTLLEQAYKNLARGFPRRAVHVSTNISSAAAVRALLPRLPARNLIVEPVRRNTAAALGYAATVLLDRDPDAMLVTVNSDAWIGNPDAFLKAIEFAARIIKERKDHAVLVGINPTYPETGYGYIEMGLPVMKYGNLEAFTVTSFTEKPSLARAKQYLSSWRYLWNPTVITVRADHLLSLYRTHLPQVSHGLDRIVRARHTRNAAAAVKRAFQTLPSISFDYGIAEKLKKNVLVIPAEFGWADVGSYRTVHEILSGRTRKNVARGKMISIDAENNLILPEKDKLVALIGVKNLVMVETQDALLLCHKERSQEVKKIVEMLKKKGLTKYL
- a CDS encoding phosphatase PAP2 family protein, producing MDFIDALKSLDHLLFFSINGLAGTSALLDMAGIFAAKALIWVMGFAAVLLLLFPGSRAPEEAIIAPPRRTWFFPSGTPRAPRTIFIIDGKKVLRGVWAIAATALSVGLGGGVRMILAQIFGRTRPYLYEGVKNLFTTGVADYAFPSGHTTVAFALAFSLLFYYPKYGVLFLFSALLVGLGRIYIGAHYPADVAAGMILGYGAAIVAREIIKVIQKTIK
- the gpmI gene encoding 2,3-bisphosphoglycerate-independent phosphoglycerate mutase, with the protein product MSRPRPVALIILDGWGVAPPSRGNAIALAKTPNLDRYVRTYRSVTLQAAGDAVGALWGEMGNSEIGHLNIGSGRIVYQEIQRINNAIRDGSFFSNPAFGKVIEEVKEKKGTLHIAGLVSTGHVHASIEHFTAVVECARRGGVDRIACHVFLDGRDAPYASGKGSVEALARSLREGGSGEIASVSGRWWAMDRDNHWDRTEEVYRAMVRGESSHTATDAAEAIKQSYELHVFDEEFPPTVILKEGKPVAPIKEGDGVIITNFRADRARQITQALFLPAFTKFERPTHPRNLLVATMTQYDAHLPVLVAFPLQEITHCLAEVISQKGLTQLHIAETEKYAHVTYFLNGGKEDPYPGEQNILIPSPAVPSYDMQPGMSAAEIKDKVISSITERVYDVIMLNFANADMVAHTGNLNATIESVEILDLMLGELVDVIVKDGGVAVITADHGNAEGLLKPQTGEIDKEHSSEPVPCIIAGKGHEHGGLKNLADLATLKPAGVLADVAPTILSLLELPQPVEMIGRAIS
- the gpmI gene encoding 2,3-bisphosphoglycerate-independent phosphoglycerate mutase, with the translated sequence MAMDKSYSPLVLVIIDGFGVGYPGPGNAVTLAKIPTWKHLWQDFPHTELAASGEAVGLLPHQEGNSEAGHLNIGAGRVVPQDLVIVTQAIRDGTFMKNPAFEEAAQHLKARRGRLHLVGLLSSDQSAHSNPEHIRALLHFFRSHQVGPVFLHLFTDGRDTPQFAGITFLKDLQLELEPHEKVATIMGRFWGMDRKKDWSRTERAFSAIACGTGLTSPDAATAVTSAYARGESDEFIQPTVIVAHNRPIGVVEDNDAVVFFNARSDRARQLTKAFVQPAFNNANPGAFVRCRVYKNLKFIALTDFGPDLGRILTAYPSPDLQDTLPMVLKEWRQLYIAETDKYAHLTYFFNGGYSSPVGGEHRILVRSPEVSSYDQSPEMSSDEITTVVEQNIINNVYDVIVINYANPDMVAHTGNLQASIKAVEAVDSCLARLVKTVKKKKGVLVVTADHGNVEEVIDESSGQPDTEHSVNPVPFVLCDFRVPAHARPALREGGKLADVAPTILELFAIHQPEAMTGKSLIVKK
- a CDS encoding phosphopyruvate hydratase, whose translation is MIHKKFSIKNICAREILDSRGNPTLEVSVALESGIVAKAGVPSGASTGSHEAVELRDGDAKRYRGKGVLRASANVAKIGARLKGMDVRDQERIDATMLVFDGTPQKARLGGNATIGVSFACARAAAQAQGMELFAYLHALYLKHPVKNDRNISRLPTPMFNIFNGGAHADNNLDVQEIMVVPLCGKGAREKVRVGVAVFHALGVVLKERGYDTDVGNEGGYAPNVNSVMEAFDLVVAGIARARFRPGKDVALALDLASMSFFDERHHHYRFKIDENYFTADQMISLYHEWIRKYPIISLEDPLAEDDFEGWARLTHECAAFTERSVSGKVLRHRTFLPAFRPLVVGDDLLTTNVTRLERAAVMGSCTAVIVKPNQIGTLTESFAFARKAEGYGFPRIASHRSGETNDDALVDFAVAIGAEYLKAGAPSRGERVAKYNRLMEIEEVLESGR
- a CDS encoding phosphoglycerate kinase → MQLRDIRSVKDLAGKRVLVRVDFNVPLRPLSGGYEVDPHGGWRIKRSLPTITYLMEQGAVVVLLTHVGRPKGMVREELRVRPIAHCLSGLLIQQGIPNEVVWTNFERGAVPPSRVQGKRTALILCAPDCTGIATEEVIDHARPGDLVLLENVRFHPEEEANDPEFARSLTHHADYFVNDQFSASHRKHASVAAITELVPSFAGALLIDEVAHLSTLVDNPAHPFTLILGGVKLETKLPIIKNMLPRVDALFIGGAAANTILSYQGKPVGLSMTMKGFEEVLSFPGWEKVQLPVDVTVAQDAKGRGLRHCAVDEVRDDEFIYDIGPQTVKAMVASASRSKLTVWNGPLGYFEVPLFARSSIDLAKNLVKTPSFTVIGGGDTLDLVDQAGVRDQFGFVSTGGGAMLAFLSGQELPGLKPLRE
- a CDS encoding C39 family peptidase, with protein sequence MKWTAVIALSILLGIVVAYRLSLPIPEDSFYRIDRTDKSHTVDRLDIIGETKRTDKTDRSYKANINSDKADGTNKSDTADMIDKTEREDRSDNVVLPVPFQPQAPFGDWREPWGEACEEAALALANRFAHHMETLTQEEMRDEILKLVSYQKEQYGDYRDSDAERTAEIGRQVYGIGVEVKEVKGVEEVKEILKGGNLVIAPMAGRLLKNPYFRQPGPWYHMIVVRGFDDEKQEFITNDVGTRRGEGYRYPYEVIWNAIHDFPGEKEKIEEGEKKIIVITSRTSQ
- a CDS encoding coenzyme F420-0:L-glutamate ligase; amino-acid sequence: MHITPIKTPLVKTGDDITKIIHRALLRVKEGSVIAITSKVVSLSEGRFIPKDADIRRSSRLPKTQIHADREREKQLEILVRKEADKVWPSEHCWLALKNGMLIPNAGIDESNAFGGFILWPKNAFESAKRLHDAFKQRYKVKRLGVLITDSWTMPLRHGVIGIALGYFGFEGQKNYVGKKDLMGRRLRMTKVSAADCLASAAVLAMGEGDERTPIAVIEDAPVTFITRGERGKLKIHPRDDIYTSVLRI